Sequence from the Segatella copri genome:
TCTGTTCTCGAACATACCATGCTTCATGAGTTGGGTAATTACGATGCGGATGGTAAAGAGATTGAGGAAGATGGAGATGAGACCCCAGAAGATGATGATACCAAAGAGGATGAAGATGATACGAACATCCCATTGCGACATCATGCCCGGTACGGGCTTGTATTTCTCGGTTACAGACATCTTTGCCTCCTTATAGTTCATGCTGATATTACGGAGTATGCGCAGATAGTTGTCGCCTCCATTATTGAAAATGCTGTTCTGGATATCTTCGTATCTGCGGTTGGCATAGTCGTTGAGTGCCTGTAACTTACGGTCGGTTCTGTCGTAAGCCTGTACATAGGCTTGCAGCTGTTTCTGTTTCTCTACCAGCTGGCGGCGGATATTGACAGCCAGAGTCAGGTCAACGTTTCGGTTCACCTGTGCTTCTTCGCTGAGAAACATGGTGTTCATGCCGTAGAGATAGTTGATGAGCGAATCGAAACGCGCCACCTCAACATTGTTCTTCTTGATCATCTGGCGGAAAGGAACAGCCTTCGACTTAAACTTCTTAAACTGCTCTGTAGCCTCATGACAGGCATACGTCATGTCGAAAATATACCCATTGCGCTGCGAATAGAGCATGATGGAGTTCTGGTCAGCCTGTTTCACAATACTGATGAGCTCCTGAATCACAGCCAACTGTTGAGCCTTGGCAGCTTGGTTCTGTTTCTCCAAGTCTATGTGATAGTTGGTCAATTCTGTACGCAGCATATAGAGCGTTGTGTCCAGGTTGGCTTCCTTGAGCACTGCGTTGCTTGGCAGTACGAATGCCACCATCAGCAGAATTATGATGTATAGTCTCTTCTTCATATTTAGTAAATTTGACTGCAAAGTTATTAATAATTCGTGAAAAAGCAAAGAGAAAATCGCCTTTTTTGATATATTAGCACCTTTACGTTCGATTTTTAGGGTTATCTTTTGCATTTTTCATATAAATTGATTACATTTGCAACGTCAAAGGATACGTTAATTAATCAGATTGGAATATGAAGATACTCATAGCAGATAGTGGCAGCACCAAGACCGATTGGGCTCTGGTTGATGAACAGGGTAACGTGATGGTTACCTGTAAGACGCAGGGCATCAGTCCGATTCATCAGAGTGATGCCGAGATTTTGGATGTATTGTGTAAGGAACTTGTTCTGTCAGAGCAGCCTCAGGAGGTTTTCTTTTATGGCAGTGGTGTAACCGAGGCGATGAAGTCTCGCATGAAATCACTCTTGCAGCAGTCTTTCCCCGAAGCCAAGGTTGAGGCTGAAGGTGATATGCTGGGAGCAGCCCGTGCCCTGTTTGGCAAGAAACCGGGTATCGCCTGTATTTTGGGAACCGGTGCCAACAGTTGTCTTTACGATGGAGAGAAGATTGTGATGAACACGCCTCCGTTGGGATATATCCTGGGCGATGAGGGTAGTGGGGCAGTAATCGGCAAACTTTTCCTCAATGGTATCTTCAAGGGCACATTGCCTGTATCGCTAAAGAATAAATATCTTGCCTGGTCGGGTTTGGATTATCCTACTATTATTAATAAGGTGTACAGACAGCCGCTTGCCAATCGCTTCCTTGCTTCCATCTGTCCTTTTATCTCAGAACAGATAGCAGAAGGTGAGAAACACGAGAACGGGACTGACGAACTGAATGAAGCCATGTCACTCTATCGTATGATATTGGAGAGCTTCAATCAGTTCTATGCAAAGAATCTCACACCTTATATTAAATATGTCAAGGCGAGCACCGAAGATATAAGTCAGTTGGAGCCAGGCATGAAGGCATGGCATTCATCCTTGGAAGAAGAAATCCCAATGCTTGGTTTTGTTGGAAGCATAGCTCATTACTTTGAATCACCTTTGAGAAATGTGATGGAGGATGAGTTTCATCTCAAGATTTCCCAGATTTTGAAAGCTCCGATGCCGGGGTTGATAAAATATCATATTAATTAAACTATTTTTGCACCAAAATGTATTTTATGCTACATTTTGGTGCTTTTTCGTTAAAAAATGTAGGTTGTGCAACATTTTATACGTAATTGATTAACCAAAACATACCCCATTGTGTCTGTTTTTTATCTATCTTTGCCCCCGGAAAAGTAAATGTAAACAACGATAAATCGAGGCAATCCTCATAACCGAGGCTTATACCTTATTTATATAAAGACCTGTTGGCGGAATTAAAAAACCGCCTGAAAATTAGTATATTTTTATGGAGAAAAAAGTTGTGCATCTCGTTGATTTTTAGTAACTTTGTAGTGTCCAATTATAAAGTTATATATTTCACGCTATGCACAACTTGTATGCAAATTTCGTAAAAATTCTTGAGATATGCAAGGATTTCTCCAAAAATTTAGTTAATGAGCTAGGAAATATTCCTCGCCCAGGAGTCGTACCACGTTTTTCAGACCTCGAAGTTGTTGCTTTGAGCTTGACAGCCGAGCATCTTAGCATCGACAGTGAAAACAACTTGTTCGATAGGCTGAAGGAGTATAAGGCAGATATGCCAAATCTGATTTCTCGACGCCAGTTCAATGACAGGCGAAAGTTCACTGCGGAACTATGTGAGAAGATTCGTAAGCGCATAGCGTCAAAGATGGATGGTGCAGAAGAATATTTCTGCATAGATTCCAAACCAATAGAGGTGTGTCGCTTGTCCAGAGGCTTGCGTTGCAAGATGAAAGGAACAGACGTAACAAACTCTCCTGCATTTGGCTATTGCGCTACTCAGAAGATATACTACTTTGGGTATAAACTCCACGCTGTCTGTGGGTTAAGTGGAGTTATCCACTCGTATGACCTGAGTCCAGCTAATGTTCATGACATTCATTTTCTTAAAGATGTAAAGTTTCAATTCCATGACTGTTGCATCCTTGGCGATCGAGCTTACCTCAGTGCGGAACTACAGCAAGACTTGTTTTCTTCTGTAGGCATCAAGTTGGAAGTTCCATATCGCTTGAACATGAAGAATTGGCGACCAACATTTAAGCCTTATGCTAAGGCGAGGAAGAGAATCGAGACAAATTTCTCTCAACTTTGTGATCACTTCATGCTCTTCCGAAACTATGCTAAGCAAACACTAGGACTGTTTACCCGAATCATCGGGAAAATCAGCGCATTTACAGTCTTGCAATATATTAATTATGTAAACAACAGACCGGTTGGCAGGGTTAAGTATGCGCTAAATTAATTCCGCCAACGGGTTATAAAGGCAATATTCGTCCTATGTTACATAGGCCCTATATTAAACCTAGAAGCAACAATTATTAATTTAAACCTAAAGTAATTATGAGAAAAACATCTCAGAAATTCTCGCAGAGCCACATGCTCTGCAAAGTTGCTCTGGTAGCCATCATGTTGGTGTTCCAGGCAATGTTAGGAATCGGAGCGGGTGTCCTCAATGCTCAGACGGTTAAGGGTACTGTCATCTCTGGCAGTGACAATGAACCATTGATTGGTGCAAGTGTCATGGTACAGGGTACAAAGACGGGTGCCGTTACTGACCTGGATGGTAACTTTACCATTGAAGCAAAGAATGGACAAACACTCGAAGTTTCGTATCTGGGCTTTATCACCCAAAAGATTAAAGTTACAGGTTCGACAATCAACGTAACCTTAAATGAAGACAAGCAGTCACTTGATGAAGTTGTCGTAGTAGGTTACGGTGTTCAGAAGAAAAAGCTGGTGACGGGTGCTACCGTTCAGTTGAAGGGTGACGACATCGCCAAGCTTAACACCACCAACCCTCTTTCTGCCATGCAGGGACAGACACCTGGTGTTAACATCGTTTCTACTTCTGGTCAGCCAGGTGCAGCCATGAGTGTTACCATTCGTGGTTTGGGTACCGTAGGAAACTCTCAGCCTCTTTACTTGATTGATGGTGTGGGTGGTGATATCACAACCTTGAACCCTGCCGACATCGAGAGCATCGACGTGTTGAAGGATGCTGCTTCTGCTGCTATCTATGGTGCACAGGCTGCCAATGGTGTAGTCCTCGTTACAACCAAGAGCGGTAAGGAAGGTTCTTCCAAAATTACATACGATGGATATGTAGGTTGGCAGACTCTGGGGCGCCAGATAAGTATGCTCAATGCCTCTGAGTATATGACAATTATGGATGAGGCTCGCCTCAACTCAGGTATGTCTCCTGTTGATTGGATGTCTTTGAGGGGTATTCGTAATGCAGAGGGTGTTATCAATAATACAGACTGGATTGACCAGGCTGTAGATAATGGTGCATTGACCACAAGCCACAGTTTGGCCTTTACCGGTGGTAGCAAGACTTCTACTTATTCTATTTCTGGTGGTTATACAGGACAGGACGGTCTCATTGGCGGTTCTGACGTTTCTTATTATAAAAGGTATAACCTTCGTGCCAATTCAGAGCATAAAATGTTCAATGGTTTGGTTACTGTAGGTGAGCATGTAGGCTTTGTTTATAAGGATAGCCGTGGTATGAACACAGGTAATATTTATAACAATAACCTTCGTGGTGCTTTTACAACCTCTCCTTTGGTTCCTGTTTATGATGCCAATGGTAACTTTAATTCTACAGAGAGTTCTGACTGGAATGTGAATGATGGTAACCCTTATGGTACCATGATGATGAACCGTTACAATCAGAGCAAGTCTACTTCTGTTGATGCAAATGTATATGTTCAGATTGAGCCTATCAAGAACTTGAAGTTTAAGACAGTCTTTGCTGTTAATTACGGTGGTTCAGACTATCGTTCTTATTCTCCTGTTTATAAGTTTACTCCACAGAGTGGTAATGGTATCACTAAGGTTAGTCAGAGTGATGGTAGTGGTATCTCTCTGGTTTGGACTAATACCCTGACTTATGATTTCAATATCAAGGAACATCATATTAATGCCTTGATTGGTAGCGAGACTTCTAAGTATGATGGTAGCTCTTCTGGTAGTACCGGTTATGGCTTGACAGCTGGTTTCAATGATTGGGATCATGCTTATGTCAAGAACACCGACCAGAGTTCAAGCGACCGTACCATCAGCGGTGCTCCATATAACCCTACTCGTGGACAGTCTTTCTTCGCTCGTTTGGGCTGGTCATGGAAAGACCGTTATATGGTTAATGCAACCATGCGTGCCGATGGTTCTTCTAAGTTTGCAAGAGGCAACCGTTGGGGTTACTTCCCATCTGTTTCTGCAGGTTGGACATTGACAGAGGAAAAGTTCATGAAGTCTACTGCTTCTTGGTTGGATTTCTTGAAACTCCGTCTCTCTTGGGGTCAGGTAGGTAATGCCAATGTCAACTGCTTCCAGTATTTGGCTCCTGTTACAACATCCAAAACCAACTACAACTTTGGTGCTACCGGTGGTACAGATGCCTGGGTAATGGGTGCATACACTAGCCGCTTGGCAAATGAGAAAGTGAAGTGGGAGACTTCTGAACAGTACAATCTCGGTATCGATGCACGTTTCCTCCGTCAGCGTCTTTCTCTGACATTCGATACTTATATCAAGAACACCAAGGATTGGTTGGTACAGGCTCCAGTATTGGCAACAGCCGGTACTCAAGGTCCAGTCATCAATGGTGGTGATGTAAAGAATAAGGGTGTCGAACTTGGTCTTTCCTGGAATGATCAGATTGGCAAGGACTTTGTTTATAGTGTAGGTGCCAACTTCGCTTACAACCACAATGAAGTAGGTAATATTCCTACATTGGATGGTATCATCCATGGTGCTACCAACCAGATTTATCAGAATGCAGAAGAGTTCTATCGTGCAGAGAATGGTCATGCAATCGGTTACTTCTGGGGTTACAAGACAGCAGGCATCTTCCAGAGCCAGCAGGATATCAATAATTGGATTGCTGCCGGTAATGGTGTGCTCCAGTCAAATGTACAGCCTGGTGATGTAAAGTATGTTGATGTTAACCATGATGGTGCTATCAATGCTAATGATAAGGTTGATCTGGGTAATGGTCTTCCTAAGTATACTTTCGGTTTCAATTTTACCCTTGGTTATAAGGGCTTTGATTTGAGTGCAAACTTCACTGGCGCTGCCGGTTTCCAGATTGCACAGTCTTATCGTGATCCTAGTGGTTCACAGGGCAATTACAGTCATCGCATTTTAGGCAGATGGACAGGTGAGGGTACAACCAATGAGATGCCTCGTGTTACATACGGAGACGTAGGTAACTGGTTGTTCTCAGACCTCT
This genomic interval carries:
- a CDS encoding ATPase, producing the protein MKILIADSGSTKTDWALVDEQGNVMVTCKTQGISPIHQSDAEILDVLCKELVLSEQPQEVFFYGSGVTEAMKSRMKSLLQQSFPEAKVEAEGDMLGAARALFGKKPGIACILGTGANSCLYDGEKIVMNTPPLGYILGDEGSGAVIGKLFLNGIFKGTLPVSLKNKYLAWSGLDYPTIINKVYRQPLANRFLASICPFISEQIAEGEKHENGTDELNEAMSLYRMILESFNQFYAKNLTPYIKYVKASTEDISQLEPGMKAWHSSLEEEIPMLGFVGSIAHYFESPLRNVMEDEFHLKISQILKAPMPGLIKYHIN
- a CDS encoding SusC/RagA family TonB-linked outer membrane protein → MRKTSQKFSQSHMLCKVALVAIMLVFQAMLGIGAGVLNAQTVKGTVISGSDNEPLIGASVMVQGTKTGAVTDLDGNFTIEAKNGQTLEVSYLGFITQKIKVTGSTINVTLNEDKQSLDEVVVVGYGVQKKKLVTGATVQLKGDDIAKLNTTNPLSAMQGQTPGVNIVSTSGQPGAAMSVTIRGLGTVGNSQPLYLIDGVGGDITTLNPADIESIDVLKDAASAAIYGAQAANGVVLVTTKSGKEGSSKITYDGYVGWQTLGRQISMLNASEYMTIMDEARLNSGMSPVDWMSLRGIRNAEGVINNTDWIDQAVDNGALTTSHSLAFTGGSKTSTYSISGGYTGQDGLIGGSDVSYYKRYNLRANSEHKMFNGLVTVGEHVGFVYKDSRGMNTGNIYNNNLRGAFTTSPLVPVYDANGNFNSTESSDWNVNDGNPYGTMMMNRYNQSKSTSVDANVYVQIEPIKNLKFKTVFAVNYGGSDYRSYSPVYKFTPQSGNGITKVSQSDGSGISLVWTNTLTYDFNIKEHHINALIGSETSKYDGSSSGSTGYGLTAGFNDWDHAYVKNTDQSSSDRTISGAPYNPTRGQSFFARLGWSWKDRYMVNATMRADGSSKFARGNRWGYFPSVSAGWTLTEEKFMKSTASWLDFLKLRLSWGQVGNANVNCFQYLAPVTTSKTNYNFGATGGTDAWVMGAYTSRLANEKVKWETSEQYNLGIDARFLRQRLSLTFDTYIKNTKDWLVQAPVLATAGTQGPVINGGDVKNKGVELGLSWNDQIGKDFVYSVGANFAYNHNEVGNIPTLDGIIHGATNQIYQNAEEFYRAENGHAIGYFWGYKTAGIFQSQQDINNWIAAGNGVLQSNVQPGDVKYVDVNHDGAINANDKVDLGNGLPKYTFGFNFTLGYKGFDLSANFTGAAGFQIAQSYRDPSGSQGNYSHRILGRWTGEGTTNEMPRVTYGDVGNWLFSDLYLQDGDYIRLQNLTLGYDFKKLISWKGLSKLRLYFQVQNLFTLTKYDGMDPEIGSYNGTDGNSSDSWVSGVDMGYYPHPRTFIVGVNVAF